From one Flavobacterium sp. N502536 genomic stretch:
- the rplF gene encoding 50S ribosomal protein L6: protein MSRIGKSPIVIPAGVTVEVKDGIITVKGKKGQLTQEFSDVTVTVEGDQVQVERSSDHKDQRAKHGLYRSLINNMIIGVAEGFTKELELVGVGYRASNQGQKLDLALGYSHNIVLEIAPEVALETISEKGKNPIVKLTSFDKQLLGQVAAKIRGFRKPEPYKGKGVKFVGEVLRRKAGKSA, encoded by the coding sequence ATGTCAAGAATAGGTAAAAGCCCAATTGTAATCCCTGCTGGTGTAACTGTTGAAGTTAAAGACGGTATTATTACAGTAAAAGGAAAAAAAGGTCAACTAACTCAGGAGTTTTCGGACGTAACTGTAACAGTTGAAGGCGATCAAGTACAAGTTGAAAGATCGTCTGATCATAAAGACCAAAGAGCAAAACACGGATTGTACAGATCATTAATCAACAACATGATTATTGGTGTGGCTGAAGGTTTTACAAAAGAACTTGAATTAGTTGGAGTTGGTTATAGAGCTTCAAACCAAGGTCAAAAGTTAGATTTAGCTCTTGGATATTCTCACAATATTGTTTTAGAAATTGCTCCAGAAGTAGCTCTAGAAACAATATCTGAAAAAGGAAAGAACCCTATCGTAAAATTAACATCGTTTGATAAACAACTTTTAGGTCAGGTAGCTGCGAAAATCAGAGGTTTCCGTAAGCCTGAGCCATACAAAGGAAAAGGTGTTAAATTTGTGGGTGAAGTATTAAGAAGAAAAGCAGGTAAATCAGCTTAA
- the rplO gene encoding 50S ribosomal protein L15, whose amino-acid sequence MNLSNLQPAEGSTHNQNKRLGRGEGSGKGGTSARGHKGAKSRSGYSKKIGFEGGQMPLQRRVPKFGFTNINRKEYEGVNLDTLQLLVDNGVITDSVSMTDFVANRLATKNEIVKILGRGELKAKLKVTAHKFTATAKAAIEAAGGEAVTI is encoded by the coding sequence ATGAATTTAAGTAACTTACAACCAGCTGAAGGGTCAACACACAATCAAAATAAAAGATTAGGTAGAGGAGAAGGTTCTGGAAAAGGTGGTACTTCTGCAAGAGGTCACAAAGGAGCAAAATCTCGTTCTGGATATTCTAAAAAGATTGGTTTTGAAGGAGGGCAAATGCCACTTCAAAGACGTGTGCCTAAGTTTGGTTTCACAAACATCAATCGTAAAGAATACGAAGGTGTTAATTTAGATACGCTTCAATTATTAGTAGACAATGGTGTGATTACTGATTCTGTTTCTATGACAGATTTCGTAGCAAATCGTCTGGCTACCAAAAATGAAATCGTTAAGATTTTAGGTAGAGGAGAATTGAAAGCAAAATTAAAAGTAACTGCCCACAAATTTACCGCTACTGCAAAAGCTGCTATCGAAGCTGCTGGTGGAGAAGCTGTAACTATATAA
- the rpsN gene encoding 30S ribosomal protein S14: protein MAKESMKAREVKREKTVAKYAEKRKALLEAGDYEGLQRLPKNASPVRLHNRCKLTGRPRGYIRQFGISRVTFREMANNGLIPGVKKASW, encoded by the coding sequence ATGGCTAAAGAATCAATGAAAGCCCGTGAGGTGAAAAGAGAGAAAACGGTAGCTAAGTACGCTGAAAAAAGAAAAGCTTTATTAGAAGCTGGAGATTATGAAGGCTTACAAAGATTACCTAAAAATGCTTCACCAGTTCGTTTACACAACCGTTGTAAATTAACAGGTAGACCAAGAGGTTATATTCGTCAATTTGGTATTTCACGTGTAACTTTCCGTGAGATGGCAAATAATGGATTAATCCCTGGAGTAAAAAAGGCTTCTTGGTAA
- the rplQ gene encoding 50S ribosomal protein L17 translates to MRHGKKFNHLSRQTGHRKAMLANMACSLIEHKRINTTVAKAKALKQFVEPLITKSKEDTTHNRRIVFAYLRSKYAVTDLFRDVAAKVGDRPGGYTRIIKVGNRLGDNADMAMIELVDFNELYNGGKKEVKKAKSRRGGKAKKAEGTPEAPAAESETTTEASE, encoded by the coding sequence ATGAGACACGGAAAAAAATTCAATCACTTAAGCAGACAGACTGGACATAGAAAAGCTATGTTGGCTAATATGGCTTGTTCTCTTATCGAGCACAAACGTATTAACACTACTGTTGCTAAAGCTAAAGCGCTTAAACAATTCGTTGAGCCTTTAATCACAAAATCAAAAGAAGATACGACTCACAACCGTCGTATTGTTTTTGCTTACTTACGTAGTAAATATGCGGTAACTGACTTGTTCAGAGACGTAGCTGCTAAAGTTGGAGACCGTCCAGGTGGATACACTCGTATCATTAAAGTTGGAAATCGTTTGGGAGATAATGCTGATATGGCAATGATCGAACTTGTAGATTTCAATGAACTTTACAATGGAGGTAAAAAAGAAGTTAAAAAAGCAAAAAGCCGTCGTGGTGGTAAAGCTAAAAAAGCGGAAGGTACTCCTGAAGCTCCTGCTGCTGAATCAGAAACGACTACTGAAGCTTCTGAATAA
- the rpsK gene encoding 30S ribosomal protein S11 — translation MAKATAKKRKVIVESTGEAHISATFNNIIISLTNKKGEVISWSSAGKMGFRGSKKNTPYAAQMAAEDCSKVALEAGLKKVKVYVKGPGNGRESAIRSIHNGGIEVTEIIDVTPMPHNGCRPPKRRRV, via the coding sequence ATGGCTAAAGCAACTGCAAAAAAACGTAAAGTTATCGTTGAATCAACGGGTGAAGCTCATATTTCTGCCACTTTCAACAACATTATCATTTCTTTGACTAACAAGAAAGGTGAAGTTATTTCTTGGTCTTCAGCTGGTAAAATGGGTTTCAGAGGTTCTAAAAAGAACACTCCGTATGCAGCTCAAATGGCAGCAGAAGATTGTAGTAAAGTAGCTCTTGAGGCAGGACTTAAAAAAGTAAAAGTTTATGTAAAAGGACCAGGAAACGGACGTGAGTCTGCTATCCGTTCTATTCATAACGGTGGAATTGAAGTTACAGAGATTATCGATGTTACTCCAATGCCTCACAACGGATGTCGTCCTCCAAAAAGACGTAGAGTTTAA
- the rpsH gene encoding 30S ribosomal protein S8 encodes MYTDPIADYLTRVRNAVAANHKVVEIPASNLKKEITKILFDQGYILSYKFEDNSVQGSIKIALKYDKDTKEPVIKDIQRISKPGLRKYAGAAKLPRILNGLGIAIVSTSKGLMTGKQAKQLNVGGEVICYVY; translated from the coding sequence ATGTATACAGATCCTATTGCAGATTATTTGACTAGAGTTCGTAACGCTGTGGCTGCAAACCACAAAGTTGTCGAAATTCCAGCTTCTAATCTAAAAAAAGAAATAACTAAGATCTTATTTGATCAAGGTTATATCTTAAGTTACAAATTTGAAGACAACTCTGTTCAGGGTTCAATCAAAATTGCTTTGAAGTATGATAAAGATACTAAAGAGCCTGTAATTAAAGATATCCAAAGAATTAGTAAACCTGGTTTACGTAAGTACGCAGGTGCTGCCAAATTACCAAGAATCCTTAACGGATTAGGAATTGCAATTGTTTCAACTTCAAAAGGTCTTATGACTGGAAAACAAGCGAAACAATTAAATGTAGGTGGTGAAGTAATTTGTTACGTATACTAA
- a CDS encoding DNA-directed RNA polymerase subunit alpha — translation MAIFNFQKPDKVIMIDSTDFEGKFEFRPLEPGYGLTVGNALRRVLLSALEGYAITSVRIEGVDHEFSTISGVVEDVTEIILNLKQVRFKRQIEDIDNEAVTISVSGKDQLTAGDFQKFISGFQVLNPDLVICNLDSKIKLNFDLTIEKGRGYVPAEENKKQNAAIGTIFTDSIFTPVKNVKYAIENFRVEQKTDYEKLVFEIKTDGSINPKDALTEAAKVLIHHFMLFSDERITLEADEIAQTESYDEESLHMRQLLKTKLVDMDLSVRALNCLKAAEVDTLGDLVSFNKNDLMKFRNFGKKSLTELDELVAVKNLTFGMDLAKYKLDKE, via the coding sequence ATGGCAATATTTAATTTTCAAAAGCCCGATAAAGTTATCATGATCGATTCAACCGATTTTGAAGGTAAATTCGAATTTAGACCTTTAGAACCTGGTTATGGATTGACAGTTGGTAATGCACTTAGAAGAGTTTTGCTTTCAGCATTAGAAGGTTATGCAATTACATCTGTTCGTATCGAAGGTGTAGATCATGAGTTTTCTACTATTTCAGGTGTTGTTGAAGATGTTACCGAAATTATCCTTAATCTAAAACAAGTACGTTTCAAACGTCAAATCGAAGATATCGATAATGAAGCAGTTACAATTTCTGTTTCTGGTAAAGATCAATTAACAGCAGGTGATTTTCAAAAATTTATTTCAGGTTTTCAAGTTTTGAATCCAGACCTTGTTATCTGTAACTTAGATTCTAAAATCAAATTGAACTTCGATTTAACAATCGAAAAAGGTAGAGGATATGTTCCTGCTGAGGAGAACAAAAAACAGAACGCTGCAATTGGTACTATTTTTACAGACTCTATTTTTACCCCGGTAAAAAATGTAAAATATGCGATTGAAAACTTCCGTGTAGAGCAAAAAACAGATTACGAAAAATTAGTTTTTGAAATTAAAACTGATGGATCTATTAATCCAAAAGATGCCCTTACTGAAGCTGCTAAAGTTTTAATTCACCACTTCATGTTATTTTCTGACGAAAGAATTACACTCGAGGCTGACGAAATTGCACAAACAGAATCGTATGATGAAGAGTCATTGCATATGAGACAATTGCTTAAAACTAAGCTTGTTGATATGGATTTATCTGTGAGAGCATTAAATTGCTTGAAAGCGGCTGAAGTTGATACACTTGGTGATTTAGTATCGTTCAATAAAAATGATCTAATGAAATTCCGTAATTTTGGTAAAAAATCTTTAACTGAACTTGACGAACTTGTTGCAGTGAAGAATTTAACTTTCGGAATGGATTTAGCTAAATACAAATTAGATAAAGAATAA
- the secY gene encoding preprotein translocase subunit SecY, protein MKKFIESISNVWKIEELKNRILITLGLLLVYRFGAHVTLPGIDATQLTGLAGQTKNGLGSILDMFTGGAFSKASVFALGIMPYISASIVVQLMGIAIPYLQKLQNDGESGRKKINQITRWLTIAITLVQGPTYIYNLYRTLPGSAFLLGFNSPEFLFSSVIILVTGTIFAMWLGEKITDKGIGNGISLLIMVGILARLPQAFIQEFTTRVTNNNGGPMLLVIEIIVWLLVIISCVLLTMAVRRIPVQYARRTTTGDYEQDLAGGNRQWIPLKLNASGVMPIIFAQAIMFIPAAVAGLSKSDTSQSIVGAFSNMFGFWYNFVFATLIIVFTFFYTAITVPTNKMADDLKRSGGFIPGVRPGAETSDFLDKVMSLITFPGSLFLALIAVFPAIVVSIMDVQQSWAMFFGGTSLIIMVGVAIDTIQQINSYLLNKHYDGLMKTGKNRKAVA, encoded by the coding sequence ATGAAGAAATTTATTGAATCAATAAGTAATGTTTGGAAAATCGAAGAACTGAAAAATAGAATCTTAATTACTTTAGGATTGCTTTTAGTATATCGTTTTGGTGCACATGTTACGCTTCCTGGAATTGACGCAACTCAGTTAACAGGTTTAGCGGGACAAACTAAAAATGGTCTGGGATCTATCCTGGACATGTTTACAGGAGGTGCTTTCTCTAAAGCTTCAGTTTTTGCTTTAGGTATTATGCCTTATATTTCTGCATCTATTGTTGTTCAGTTGATGGGAATTGCGATTCCTTATTTACAAAAACTTCAGAACGATGGAGAGAGTGGTAGAAAAAAGATTAATCAAATCACTCGTTGGTTGACTATAGCTATTACACTGGTTCAAGGTCCAACTTATATCTATAATTTGTATAGAACATTGCCTGGTAGTGCATTCTTACTGGGCTTTAATTCACCTGAATTTTTGTTCTCATCAGTTATTATCTTAGTTACAGGTACAATTTTTGCTATGTGGCTTGGAGAAAAAATTACAGATAAAGGTATTGGAAATGGAATTTCATTATTGATTATGGTTGGTATCTTAGCGCGCTTACCGCAAGCTTTTATACAAGAATTTACAACCAGAGTTACCAATAACAATGGAGGTCCAATGTTGTTAGTTATTGAGATTATTGTGTGGTTATTAGTAATCATTTCTTGTGTATTGCTTACAATGGCAGTACGCAGAATCCCGGTTCAGTACGCTCGTCGTACAACAACTGGAGATTACGAGCAGGATTTAGCTGGTGGTAATAGACAATGGATTCCTCTTAAGCTTAATGCTTCTGGGGTTATGCCAATCATCTTTGCTCAGGCAATTATGTTTATTCCTGCAGCTGTAGCTGGATTGTCTAAATCAGACACATCACAATCTATTGTTGGTGCGTTTAGTAATATGTTCGGATTTTGGTACAACTTTGTATTTGCAACTTTAATTATTGTATTTACATTCTTTTATACTGCAATCACTGTTCCTACTAACAAAATGGCCGATGATTTAAAAAGAAGTGGTGGTTTTATTCCTGGAGTTCGTCCAGGAGCTGAAACTTCAGACTTCCTTGACAAAGTGATGTCTTTAATAACTTTCCCAGGATCTTTATTCCTTGCTTTGATTGCTGTGTTCCCAGCTATTGTTGTAAGTATTATGGATGTACAACAATCTTGGGCAATGTTTTTTGGAGGTACCTCATTAATAATTATGGTTGGAGTTGCAATAGATACTATTCAACAAATCAATTCATACTTGTTAAACAAGCATTATGATGGTTTAATGAAGACTGGTAAAAATAGAAAAGCGGTAGCTTAA
- the rplR gene encoding 50S ribosomal protein L18, with protein MSLTKSDRRQRIRFRIRKSISGTATNPRLSVFRSNKEIYAQLIDDVNGVTLLAASSREKEIGKGTNVEVAAAVGKLVAEKALKAGIDTITFDRGGYLYHGRIKSLAEGARAAGLKF; from the coding sequence ATGTCATTAACAAAATCTGATAGAAGACAGAGAATTAGATTCAGAATTAGAAAATCGATTAGTGGTACTGCTACTAACCCAAGACTATCTGTATTTAGAAGCAACAAAGAAATTTACGCTCAACTTATTGATGACGTAAACGGAGTTACTTTATTAGCTGCATCTTCAAGAGAAAAAGAAATAGGAAAAGGTACTAACGTTGAAGTAGCTGCTGCTGTTGGAAAACTAGTTGCAGAGAAAGCGTTAAAAGCCGGGATTGATACCATCACTTTTGACAGAGGTGGATATTTATACCACGGTCGTATTAAATCATTAGCAGAAGGCGCAAGAGCGGCTGGACTTAAATTCTAA
- the eno gene encoding phosphopyruvate hydratase gives MSIIIKVHARQILDSRGNPTIEVDVVTENGVLGRAAVPSGASTGEHEAVELRDGGKAYLGKGVLNAVNNVNTVIAEELVGTSVFEQNTIDQLMIDLDGTPNKSKLGANAILGVSLAAAKAAANELGLPLYRYVGGVSANTLPVPMMNIINGGSHSDAPIAFQEFMIFPVKATSFTHAMQMGTEIFHSLKKVLHDRGLSTAVGDEGGFAPNLAGGTEDALDTIKLAVEKAGYTFGDEIMIALDCAASEFYVNGKYDYTKFEGETGKIRTSEEQADYLAELAAKYPIISIEDGMYEDDWDGWKYLTEKIGNKVQLVGDDLFVTNVARLSTGIEKGIANSILVKVNQIGTLTETIAAVNMAKNAGYTSVMSHRSGETEDNTIADLAVALNCGQIKTGSASRSDRMAKYNQLLRIEEELGSTAYFPGLNAFKIK, from the coding sequence ATGAGTATTATAATTAAAGTTCACGCAAGGCAAATTCTTGATTCAAGAGGTAATCCTACTATTGAAGTTGATGTAGTAACTGAAAATGGTGTTTTAGGTAGAGCTGCCGTTCCATCTGGAGCGTCAACCGGAGAGCATGAAGCTGTTGAATTACGTGACGGAGGTAAAGCTTATCTTGGAAAAGGAGTTTTGAATGCAGTGAACAATGTAAATACTGTTATTGCTGAAGAGCTAGTGGGTACTTCTGTTTTCGAACAAAATACAATCGACCAGTTAATGATTGATTTAGATGGTACTCCTAACAAATCTAAATTAGGAGCTAACGCTATTTTAGGAGTTTCTTTGGCTGCTGCTAAAGCTGCTGCTAACGAATTAGGTTTGCCATTATACAGATACGTTGGTGGTGTTTCTGCCAATACGTTACCAGTACCAATGATGAACATCATCAATGGTGGTTCACACTCAGATGCGCCTATCGCATTTCAGGAATTTATGATTTTCCCTGTAAAAGCAACGTCTTTTACACACGCTATGCAAATGGGAACTGAAATCTTCCACAGCTTGAAAAAAGTATTACACGATAGAGGTTTAAGTACAGCTGTAGGTGACGAAGGTGGTTTTGCGCCAAACTTAGCCGGAGGTACTGAAGATGCTTTAGATACGATCAAATTAGCGGTTGAAAAAGCTGGATACACTTTCGGTGATGAAATTATGATTGCTCTTGACTGTGCTGCTTCTGAATTTTATGTAAACGGAAAATACGATTACACTAAATTTGAAGGTGAAACCGGAAAAATCAGAACTTCTGAAGAGCAGGCTGATTATTTAGCGGAATTGGCTGCTAAATATCCAATTATCTCTATCGAAGATGGTATGTATGAAGATGACTGGGATGGATGGAAATATTTGACTGAAAAAATTGGAAATAAAGTTCAGTTAGTAGGTGATGATTTATTTGTAACGAATGTAGCTCGTTTGTCTACAGGAATTGAAAAAGGTATTGCTAATTCAATTTTAGTAAAAGTAAATCAAATTGGTACTTTAACTGAAACAATTGCAGCTGTAAATATGGCTAAAAATGCAGGGTACACTTCAGTAATGTCACACCGTTCAGGAGAAACAGAAGATAATACGATTGCTGACTTAGCGGTTGCTTTAAACTGTGGGCAAATTAAAACAGGTTCTGCTTCTCGTTCTGACCGTATGGCAAAATACAATCAATTGCTAAGAATCGAAGAAGAGTTAGGAAGTACAGCTTATTTTCCTGGTCTAAATGCTTTTAAGATTAAGTAA
- the rplE gene encoding 50S ribosomal protein L5 codes for MAYTPRLKEEYKSRVISALKEEFGYTNVMQVPKLEKIVLSRGVGAAVSDKKLIDYAVDELTKITGQKAVSTISKKDVASFKLRKGMPIGAKVTLRGERMYEFLDRLITSALPRVRDFSGIKATGFDGRGNYNLGVLEQIIFPEIDIDKVNKISGMDITFVTTAKTDKEAKSLLAELGLPFKKN; via the coding sequence ATGGCATATACACCTAGACTAAAAGAAGAATATAAGAGTAGAGTAATCTCTGCTCTTAAAGAAGAATTCGGATATACAAACGTAATGCAAGTTCCTAAACTTGAAAAAATCGTTTTGAGCCGTGGAGTTGGTGCAGCTGTATCTGATAAAAAACTTATTGACTATGCAGTTGATGAGTTAACAAAGATCACTGGACAAAAAGCAGTATCTACAATTTCAAAGAAAGACGTTGCGTCTTTCAAATTGAGAAAAGGGATGCCTATTGGAGCAAAAGTTACTTTACGTGGAGAGAGAATGTATGAGTTTTTAGACAGACTTATTACTTCTGCTTTACCACGCGTTAGAGATTTTAGTGGTATCAAAGCTACTGGTTTCGACGGAAGAGGTAATTACAATCTTGGAGTTTTAGAGCAAATCATTTTCCCTGAAATTGATATTGACAAAGTAAACAAAATTTCAGGAATGGATATTACTTTTGTTACTACTGCAAAAACAGACAAAGAAGCAAAGTCGTTATTGGCTGAATTAGGTTTACCTTTTAAAAAGAATTAA
- the ykgO gene encoding type B 50S ribosomal protein L36 gives MKVRASVKKRSAECIIVRRKGRLYVINKKNPRFKQRQG, from the coding sequence ATGAAAGTTAGAGCATCAGTAAAAAAGAGAAGTGCCGAGTGCATTATCGTGCGTAGAAAAGGGAGATTGTACGTAATAAACAAAAAGAATCCTAGATTTAAACAAAGACAAGGATAA
- the rplN gene encoding 50S ribosomal protein L14, with translation MVQQESRLKVADNTGAKEVLTIRVLGGTKRRYASVGDKIVVSIKDATPNGNVKKGAVSTAVVVRTKKEVRRADGSYIRFDDNACVLLNAAGEMRGTRVFGPVARELREKQFMKIVSLAPEVL, from the coding sequence ATGGTACAACAGGAATCAAGACTAAAAGTAGCAGATAACACGGGAGCAAAAGAAGTTTTAACTATCCGTGTTTTAGGAGGTACCAAAAGAAGGTATGCCTCTGTTGGTGACAAGATTGTAGTATCTATTAAAGATGCAACTCCTAACGGTAACGTTAAAAAAGGAGCTGTTTCAACTGCAGTTGTTGTACGTACCAAAAAAGAAGTGAGAAGAGCTGATGGTTCTTATATCCGTTTCGATGATAATGCATGTGTTCTTTTGAACGCTGCAGGGGAAATGAGAGGAACACGTGTTTTTGGTCCGGTAGCAAGAGAACTTCGTGAAAAACAATTCATGAAAATTGTATCATTAGCACCAGAAGTGCTTTAA
- the rplX gene encoding 50S ribosomal protein L24 translates to MIKLKIKSGDIVRVIAGDHKGAEGKVLRVYREKNKAIVEGVNMVSKHTKPSAKNPQGGIVKKEASIQISNISLIDPKTKETTRVGIRVEGDKKVRFSKKSNQVL, encoded by the coding sequence ATGATAAAGCTAAAAATAAAATCAGGAGATATCGTAAGAGTTATTGCTGGAGACCATAAAGGTGCTGAAGGTAAAGTTTTACGTGTTTACCGTGAGAAAAATAAAGCGATAGTTGAAGGTGTAAACATGGTTTCAAAACATACAAAACCAAGTGCTAAAAACCCTCAAGGTGGTATCGTTAAGAAAGAAGCTTCTATACAAATATCTAACATTTCACTAATTGATCCTAAAACTAAGGAAACAACTAGAGTTGGTATTAGAGTAGAAGGAGATAAGAAAGTAAGATTTTCAAAAAAATCTAATCAAGTACTATAG
- the infA gene encoding translation initiation factor IF-1, producing MAKQSAIEQDGSIIEALSNAMFRVELENGHIVIAHISGKMRMHYIKLLPGDKVKLEMSPYDLSKARITYRY from the coding sequence ATGGCAAAACAATCAGCAATAGAACAAGACGGATCAATCATCGAAGCATTATCAAATGCGATGTTCCGTGTAGAGTTAGAAAATGGACATATCGTAATTGCTCATATTTCTGGTAAAATGCGTATGCATTACATCAAGTTATTACCTGGTGATAAAGTGAAACTGGAAATGAGTCCTTATGATTTGTCAAAAGCAAGAATTACTTATCGATATTAA
- the rpmD gene encoding 50S ribosomal protein L30 → MAKLLVKQVRSKINCPLSQKRGLEALGLRKMGQVVEHDSNPAILGMINKVKHLVSVEEAK, encoded by the coding sequence ATGGCTAAATTATTAGTAAAACAAGTAAGAAGCAAAATCAACTGCCCTCTTTCTCAAAAAAGAGGTTTGGAAGCTTTAGGTCTACGTAAAATGGGACAAGTTGTAGAGCATGATTCAAATCCTGCAATCCTTGGGATGATAAACAAAGTTAAACACTTAGTTTCTGTCGAAGAAGCTAAATAA
- the rpsM gene encoding 30S ribosomal protein S13 yields MARIAGVDIPKNKRGVIALTYIFGLGRSRAIEILEKAQVSQDKKVQDWNDDEIGAIREAVGAFKIEGELRSEVSLNIKRLMDIGCYRGIRHRSGLPLRGQRTKNNSRTRKGKRKTVANKKKATK; encoded by the coding sequence ATGGCAAGAATAGCAGGGGTAGATATCCCAAAAAATAAAAGAGGTGTTATAGCACTAACCTACATCTTCGGATTAGGGAGAAGTAGAGCTATTGAGATTTTAGAAAAAGCTCAAGTTAGCCAAGACAAAAAAGTTCAAGATTGGAATGACGACGAGATCGGAGCAATTCGTGAGGCTGTTGGAGCATTCAAAATTGAAGGAGAATTACGTTCTGAAGTTTCTTTGAACATCAAACGTTTAATGGATATTGGTTGTTACAGAGGTATCCGTCATAGATCTGGTCTTCCGTTAAGAGGGCAAAGAACTAAAAACAACTCTAGAACAAGAAAAGGTAAAAGAAAAACTGTTGCTAACAAGAAAAAAGCAACTAAATAA
- the rpsD gene encoding 30S ribosomal protein S4 yields MARYTGPKTRIARKFGEAIFGDDKSFEKRNYPPGQHGMAKKRGKKSEYAVQLMEKQKAKYSYGILEKQFRNLFKKASATKGVTGEVLLQLCEARLDNVVFRMGIAPSRRGARQLVSHRHVTVNGEVVNIASYHLKPGDKVAVREKSKSLEAIERSLSNSSHVYEWITWNNDLKEGTFVSVPARLQIPENIKEQLIVELYNK; encoded by the coding sequence ATGGCAAGATATACTGGTCCAAAAACTAGAATTGCTCGTAAATTTGGCGAGGCAATCTTCGGAGATGATAAATCTTTCGAAAAAAGAAATTACCCACCTGGACAACACGGGATGGCTAAAAAAAGAGGTAAAAAATCTGAGTACGCTGTTCAGTTAATGGAAAAGCAAAAAGCTAAATATTCTTACGGAATTTTAGAAAAACAATTCAGAAATTTATTCAAAAAAGCATCAGCTACTAAAGGTGTTACTGGTGAAGTTCTTTTACAATTATGCGAAGCAAGATTAGATAACGTTGTTTTTAGAATGGGTATTGCTCCTTCTAGAAGAGGTGCTAGACAATTAGTTTCTCACAGACACGTTACTGTAAATGGTGAAGTTGTAAATATCGCTTCTTACCACCTTAAACCTGGTGATAAAGTTGCAGTTCGTGAAAAATCTAAATCTTTAGAAGCTATCGAACGTTCTTTATCAAATTCAAGTCATGTTTATGAATGGATTACTTGGAACAATGATCTTAAAGAAGGAACTTTCGTTTCTGTACCTGCGAGACTTCAAATTCCAGAAAACATTAAAGAACAATTAATCGTAGAGTTGTACAACAAATAA
- the rpsQ gene encoding 30S ribosomal protein S17, with product MEEKRNLRKERIGVVTSNKMDKSIVIAEVRKVKHPLYGKFVLKTKKYVAHDETNDCNIGDTVRISETRPLSKTKCWRLVEILERAK from the coding sequence ATGGAAGAAAAAAGAAATTTAAGAAAAGAAAGAATAGGTGTTGTTACTTCAAATAAAATGGATAAGTCTATTGTTATTGCTGAAGTAAGAAAAGTAAAACACCCATTATACGGTAAGTTCGTGTTGAAAACAAAGAAATACGTTGCACACGACGAAACAAACGACTGTAACATTGGAGATACTGTAAGAATTAGCGAAACGCGTCCTTTAAGTAAAACAAAATGTTGGAGATTAGTTGAAATCTTAGAAAGAGCTAAATAA
- the rpsE gene encoding 30S ribosomal protein S5 yields MMSKYKNVELVKPSGLELKDRLVSVNRVTKVTKGGRAFGFSAIVVVGDENGVVGHGLGKSKDVSEAIAKAVEDAKKNLVKIPLNGQSVPHEQKGKFGGARVFLIPASHGTGVIAGGAVRSVLESVGIHDVLSKSQGSSNPHNVVKATFDALLQMRSAHTVAKQRGVSLEKVFKG; encoded by the coding sequence ATTATGTCTAAATACAAAAATGTAGAATTGGTAAAACCAAGTGGTCTTGAACTTAAAGATCGTCTGGTAAGTGTTAATCGTGTTACTAAGGTTACAAAAGGTGGTAGAGCTTTCGGTTTTTCTGCTATTGTAGTTGTAGGTGATGAAAACGGAGTAGTTGGTCATGGATTAGGAAAATCTAAAGACGTTTCTGAAGCAATTGCGAAAGCAGTAGAAGATGCTAAGAAAAATTTAGTAAAAATTCCTTTGAACGGACAATCTGTTCCTCACGAACAAAAAGGTAAATTTGGTGGTGCACGTGTATTCTTAATTCCTGCTTCTCATGGTACAGGAGTTATTGCTGGTGGAGCTGTTCGTTCAGTTCTTGAATCAGTAGGTATTCACGATGTATTATCTAAATCTCAAGGATCATCAAATCCTCATAACGTGGTAAAAGCAACTTTTGATGCTTTATTACAAATGAGAAGCGCTCATACTGTTGCAAAACAAAGAGGTGTTTCTTTAGAAAAAGTTTTTAAAGGTTAA